A window of the Urocitellus parryii isolate mUroPar1 chromosome Y, mUroPar1.hap1, whole genome shotgun sequence genome harbors these coding sequences:
- the LOC113189226 gene encoding LOW QUALITY PROTEIN: phosphatidylinositol 4,5-bisphosphate 3-kinase catalytic subunit delta isoform (The sequence of the model RefSeq protein was modified relative to this genomic sequence to represent the inferred CDS: substituted 1 base at 1 genomic stop codon) produces MGTFMERIGTLDGVGPSLPHPCPVPLPQLVVQAGLFHGNEMLCKTMSSLEVSMCSEPMWKQHLEFDIHICDLPRMARLCFALYAVTEKAKKAHSSKKNPKKVDFPIAWANLMLFDYKDQLKTGELCLYMWPSVPDEKGDLLNPMGTVHSNPNTECAVTLVIYLPEVAPHPVYYPALEKILELGRHGEHGPTTKEEKLQLQGILEQRGSGELYEHEKDLVWKMRHEVQEHFPEALAHLLLVTKXNKHEDVAQMLYLLCSWPKLPVLNALELLDFSFLDCHVGSFAIRSLQKLTDDELLQCLLQLVQVLKYKSYLDCELTQFLLDRALANRKIGHFLFWHLRSEMHVPSMALRFGLIMEAYFRGSTHHMKVLMKQAEALSKLKALSDFVKVSSQKTTKPQTKELMHFYMRQDTYLEALSHLLSPLDPSTMLADVCVERCTFMDSKMKPLWIMYSSEEAGSGDSVGIIFKNGDDLHQDMLTLQMIQLMDALWKQEGLDLRMTPYGCLPTGDCMGLIEVVQHSDTIANIQLNQSNLAAMAAFNKDALLNWLKSKNPREALDRAIEDFTLSCAGYCVATYVLGIGDQHSDNIMIRENGQLFHIDFGHILGNFKTKFGINRERVPFILTHDFVHVIQQGNTSNNEKFERFRGYCEQAYSILRRHGLLFLQLFALMQAAGLPELSSSKDIHYLKDTLALGKTEEEGLKHFRVKFNEALRESWKTKLNWLAHNLTKDNRQ; encoded by the exons ATGGGGACCTTCATGGAGAGGATTGGAACTTTAGATGGGGTGGGGCCTTCACTCCCTCATCCATGCCCTGTACCCCTTCCCCAGCTGGTGGTGCAGGCCGGGCTCTTCCATGGCAATGAGATGCTGTGCAAGACGATGTCCAGCTTGGAGGTGAGCATGTGCTCAGAGCCCATGTGGAAGCAGCATCTGGAGTTTGACATCCACATCTGTGACCTGCCGCGCATGGCCCGGCTCTGCTTTGCACTCTATGCCGTGACGGAGAAGGCCAAGAAGGCGCACTCTAGCAAGAAAAATCCCAAGAAGGTG GACTTCCCAATCGCCTGGGCCAATCTCATGTTGTTTGACTACAAGGACCAGCTCAAGACTGGAGAGCTCTGCCTCTACATGTGGCCCTCTGTCCCAG ATGAGAAAGGAGACCTGCTGAACCCCATGGGTACCGTGCATAGCAATCCCAACACAGAGTGTGCTGTCACCCTGGTCATCTACCTGCCCGAGGTGGCCCCTCACCCTGTGTACTACCCTGCCCTGGAGAAG ATTCTAGAGCTGGGACGTCACGGGGAGCATGGGCCTACCACCAAGGAGGAG AAGCTGCAGCTGCAGGGAATCCTGGAGCAGCGGGGGTCGGGAGAGCTGTATGAGCATGAGAAGGACCTAGTGTGGAAGATGCGGCATGAAGTGCAGGAGCACTTCCCAGAGGCTCTGGCCCACCTGCTGCTCGTGACCAAGTGAAACAAGCACGAGGATGTGGCCCAG ATGCTCTACCTGCTGTGCTCCTGGCCCAAGCTTCCTGTCCTGAATGCCCTGGAGCTGCTGGACTTCAGCTTCCTTGACTGCCACGTGGGCTCCTTTGCCATCAGGTCCTTGCAGAAACTGAC AGACGACGAGCTTCTCCAGTGCTTGCTGCAGCTGGTGCAGGTCCTCAAGTACAAGTCCTACCTGGACTGCGAACTGACCCAATTCTTGTTGGACCGGGCTCTGGCCAACCGAAAGATTGGCCACTTCCTATTCTGGCATCTTCG CTCTGAGATGCATGTGCCGTCCATGGCCTTGCGTTTTGGCCTCATCATGGAGGCCTATTTCAGGGGCAGCACCCACCACATGAAGGTGCTGATGAAGCAG GCAGAAGCACTGAGCAAGCTGAAGGCCCTGAGCGACTTTGTGAAGGTGAGCTCCCAGAAGACCACCAAGCCCCAAACTAAGGAGCTGATGCACTTCTACATGCGCCAGGATACTTATCTAGAAGCCCTTTCACACTTGCTGTCCCCATTGGACCCCAGCACGATGCTGGCAGACGTCTG TGTGGAAAGGTGCACCTTCATGGACTCCAAGATGAAACCCCTGTGGATCATGTACAGCAGTGAGGAGGCAGGCAGTGGTGACAGCGTTGGCATCATCTTTAAGAACGGGGATG ACCTCCACCAGGACATGCTGACTCTGCAGATGATCCAGCTCATGGACGCCCTGTGGAAGCAGGAGGGCCTGGACCTAAG GATGACCCCCTATGGCTGCCTTCCCACTGGTGACTGCATGGGCCTCATTGAGGTGGTGCAGCACTCGGACACCATTGCCAACATCCAGCTGAACCAGAGCAACCTGGCTGCCATGGCTGCCTTCAACAAGGATGCCCTGCTCAACTGGCTCAAGTCCAAGAACCCTAG AGAAGCCCTGGATCGAGCCATTGAGGATTTCACCCTCTCTTGTGCTGGCTACTGTGTGGCTACATATGTGCTGGGCATCGGTGACCAGCACAGTGACAACATCATGATCCGTGAGAATGGTCAG cTATTTCACATTGACTTTGGCCACATTCTGGGGAATTTCAAGACCAAGTTTGGAATCAACCGTGAGCGAGTCCCATTCATCCTCACCCATGACTTTGTCCACGTGATTCAGCAGGGCAATACTAGTAATAATGAGAAATTTGAAAG GTTTCGAGGCTACTGTGAACAGGCGTACAGCATTCTGCGGCGCCATGGGCTCCTCTTCCTCCAACTCTTTGCTCTGATGCAGGCAGCAGGCCTGCCTGAGCTAAGCTCCTCCAAAGACATCCACTATTTGAAG GACACCCTGGCGCTGGGGAAGACggaggaggaggggctgaagCACTTCAGGGTGAAGTTCAATGAAGCCCTGAGGGAGAGCTGGAAGACCAAACTGAACTGGCTGGCACACAACCTGACCAAAGACAACCGGCAATAG